The Henckelia pumila isolate YLH828 chromosome 2, ASM3356847v2, whole genome shotgun sequence genome includes a window with the following:
- the LOC140882698 gene encoding probable inactive purple acid phosphatase 27, with amino-acid sequence MNNIIFLVLLVAGNFASQLSHAFRLPQQLVESAVQLRNHTAITEVRLLNRRNLIDCPDANPYLQINTSSDVDSYTLSDEEYVTVNVTGVLVPSDGDWVAMISPSHANVTACLQNALFYEQTGDFSSLPLLCHYPVKAQYVSNDPDYLSCKKQECKKYVGGECVLSTCGATLTFHVINIRTDIEFVLFGGGFSTPCILKRSQRPLSFANPNMPLYGHISSTDSTGTSMKVRWVSGDQNPQQVQYGDGKTSTSTVSTFTQDDMCSSSLLPSPAKDFGWHDPGYIHSAVMSGLNPSTTFSYKYGSDSSGWSDEITSRTPATGGSDALMFLAYGDMGKAPLDSSAEHYIQPGSISVVKAMTDEVCLGNVDSIFHIGDISYATGFLVEWDYFLKLITPVASRVSYMTAIGNHERDYVDSGSVYVTPDSGGECGVAYGNYFPMPTAAEDNPWYSLEQGPLHFTVISTEHDWTPKSPQYEWMNEDMSAVDRSRTPWLIFTGHRPMYSSTDGNVISPSVDQGFVDAVEPLLLANKVDLALFGHVHNYERSCGVYKQECKAMPKKDSNGMDTYDSTNYSAPVHTVIGMAGFNLDDFSTNDNAWSLSRISKYGYLRVNASKQQLKVEFVNADSRNVEDSFQFTKD; translated from the exons atgaataatattatttttttggttttgttggTGGCCGGAAACTTTGCTTCTCAGCTTTCTCATGCATTCCGGCTGCCCCAGCAACTAGTAGAATCTGCTGTCCAGCTGCGTAACCACACCGCCATCACGGAGGTTCGCTTGTTGAACAGAAGGAATTTGATCGATTGCCCCGACGCCAACCCCTATCTGCAAATCAATACCAGTTCCGATGTTGATTCGTATACCCTTTCCGATGAAGAATACGTGACAGTAAATGTGACAGGAGTTTTAGTTCCTTCGGATGGAGATTGGGTGGCCATGATCTCTCCTTCTCATGCCaa TGTGACGGCATGTTTACAGAATGCGTTATTTTATGAGCAAACTGGGGACTTCAGCAGTCTTCCTCTTCTATGCCACTATCCTGTTAAG GCTCAATATGTGAGCAATGATCCAGATTACCTGAGCTGCAAGAAACAGGAGTGCAAGAAATACGTGGGTGGGGAATGCGTTTTGAGCACATGCGGCGCGACCTTGACGTTTCATGTGATCAATATCCGGACTGATATCGAGTTTGTGCTGTTTGGGGGTGGATTCAGCACCCCATGCATTCTCAAGAGATCCCAACGGCCACTCAGCTTCGCCAATCCAAACATGCCCTTGTATGGACATATATCCAGCACCGATTCAACCGGAACATCT ATGAAAGTAAGATGGGTGAGCGGTGATCAAAATCCGCAACAAGTTCAATATGGAGATGGAAAGACTAGTACCTCCACGGTCTCTACATTTACTCAAGATGACATGTGCTCAA GTTCCCTGCTTCCAAGTCCTGCAAAGGATTTTGGATGGCATGACCCTGGTTATATACATTCCGCTGTCATGTCTGGATTGAATCCTTCCACCACTTTCTCCTACAAATATGGAAG TGATTCAAGCGGATGGAGCGATGAAATTACATCAAGAACACCAGCTACCGGAGGCTCTGATGCGCTGATGTTCTTAGCATATGGTGATATGGGCAAAGCTCCTCTCGATTCTTCCGCGGAACACTACATACAG CCAGGATCGATATCTGTTGTGAAGGCGATGACGGATGAAGTGTGTTTGGGCAACGTTGACTCCATATTTCATATCGGAGACATAAGCTATGCCACAGGTTTTCTAGTAGAATGGGACTATTTTCTGAAGCTAATAACTCCGGTGGCGTCTAGAGTGTCTTACATGACTGCCATTGGAAACCATGAGAGGGATTATGTAGATTCAGGTTCAGTGTACGTGACTCCAGACTCGGGCGGTGAATGTGGGGTGGCCTATGGCAACTATTTTCCGATGCCCACAGCGGCTGAGGATAACCCGTGGTATTCTTTGGAACAAGGCCCTCTTCATTTCACTGTCATTTCCACCGAGCATGATTGGACTCCAAAGTCACCACAG TATGAATGGATGAATGAGGACATGTCTGCCGTCGATCGATCCAGAACACCATGGCTAATTTTCACAgg GCATAGGCCAATGTATTCATCGACGGATGGAAATGTTATAAGTCCAAGCGTGGACCAGGGATTTGTGGATGCCGTGGAACCACTACTACTAGCAAATAAG GTTGATTTGGCACTGTTCGGACATGTCCACAATTATGAGAGAAGCTGTGGTGTATACAAGCAAGAATGCAAAGCAATGCCGAAGAAAGACAGCAACGGAATGGACACTTATGACAGCACAAACTACAGTGCACCAGTTCATACTGTCATTGGCATGGCTGGCTTTAACTTGGATGATTTTTCCACTAAC gataaCGCATGGAGCTTATCAAGGATTTCCAAGTACGGATACTTGAGAGTTAATGCATCAAAGCAACAGCTTAAAGTTGAG TTTGTGAATGCGGATTCAAGAAACGTCGAAGATAGCTTTCAATTTACCAAAGATTAA
- the LOC140884782 gene encoding uncharacterized protein produces the protein MGEILNATPTTKSSSSSSSSSSSCASDESEELQRLEHAPPFWTTPNSKSKRKLSKQMSMCEIPRDMAWERRRLQFLCQERRKNGITSCNDHLTDEDLNELKGCIELGFGFNEEDGQKLCNTIPALDLYFAVNRQFATSPISSPASTTTSTTIHSSSLGSPRSDIDSTWKICNPGDDPEQVKTKLRHWAQAVACSVMQSSS, from the exons atgggAGAGATTTTAAATGCGACCCCAACTActaaatcatcatcatcatcatcatcatcatcatcttcttgcGCATCTGATGAAAGCGAGGAGTTGCAACGTTTAGAACACGCGCCACCTTTCTGGACGACCCCAAATTCTAAAAGCAAGAGAAAATTGTCGAAGCAAATGTCCATGTGTGAAATCCCGAGAGACATGGCCTGGGAGAGGCGTCGGCTGCAGTTCCTGTGCCAAGAAAGGCGTAAAAACGGCATCACGAGCTGCAACGACCATCTGACGGACGAGGACTTGAATGAGCTGAAAGGTTGCATAGAATTAGGGTTTGGATTCAACGAAGAGGATGGGCAGAAGCTATGTAACACCATTCCTGCCCTAGACCTATATTTTGCTGTGAATAGGCAATTTGCAACCAGTCCTATTTCCAGCCCCGCCAGCACTACTACTAGTACTACTATCCACTCCTCGTCGCTTGGGAGCCCCAGGAGCGACATCGATTCCACCTGGAAGATATGCAACCCAG GCGATGACCCTGAACAAGTGAAGACAAAGTTGAGGCATTGGGCCCAAGCGGTGGCGTGTTCAGTGATGCAGTCGTCCTCTTGA